From Paenibacillus sp. V4I7, one genomic window encodes:
- a CDS encoding VanZ family protein, which produces MYSIYDVVTIGSLFLIMYVLIDFIRNKAKNVIRRAVFYSFIFYLLNVVQVTTGGIIFPPQNDSVPVLMQLIPFYFIGDWLSIYRNNGLDWSFWNSVKLSLYNLIVLMPLGIYLPMLFKLKRISKSILTVFLVSLTIEISQLILGYLGFVRSREFDVDDLILNTLGGTIGYLFIAFISRFIEALQNRHNGKEMNSLN; this is translated from the coding sequence TTGTATTCAATTTATGATGTTGTCACAATAGGTTCATTATTCTTGATTATGTATGTTCTTATTGATTTTATTAGAAATAAAGCCAAGAACGTTATTAGAAGAGCAGTTTTTTATAGTTTTATTTTTTATCTACTAAATGTAGTTCAAGTGACAACGGGAGGTATTATATTTCCTCCTCAGAATGATTCCGTACCAGTTTTGATGCAACTAATTCCATTTTATTTTATAGGTGACTGGTTAAGTATTTATCGAAATAATGGATTGGATTGGTCCTTTTGGAATTCCGTAAAGTTATCGTTATATAATTTAATTGTGTTAATGCCGCTTGGAATTTATTTGCCGATGTTATTCAAACTTAAACGAATTTCGAAGTCTATACTCACTGTCTTTCTCGTAAGCCTTACCATTGAAATTTCCCAGCTTATACTCGGATATTTAGGCTTTGTAAGAAGTCGCGAGTTTGATGTTGACGACCTCATATTAAATACTTTAGGCGGTACTATTGGCTATTTATTTATTGCGTTTATAAGTAGATTTATCGAAGCCTTACAGAACAGACACAATGGAAAAGAAATGAACTCGTTAAACTAA
- a CDS encoding 2'-5' RNA ligase family protein, translating into MHFFIGIVPPEDYKEQISVFRNKWAKTFRNRWANNCFRDLVEPHITVKAQSGLTEDMNWLEKVRETCSSFPIFQLTLSEPATFGTAVTFLSVESKEIYNLHKNLVDAVSPPPELIERHIELDHFIPHLTLGQTKWGMNEAEIIEMKLAAREALSPFPSFDVTFVRVFDIKKNVPFEDIKLAKLF; encoded by the coding sequence ATGCATTTTTTCATAGGAATCGTTCCACCTGAAGATTATAAAGAACAAATTTCGGTATTTCGTAATAAATGGGCTAAGACATTTCGAAATCGATGGGCTAATAACTGCTTTAGGGATCTTGTGGAGCCTCATATTACTGTTAAAGCCCAAAGTGGACTTACGGAGGATATGAATTGGCTTGAAAAAGTAAGAGAAACTTGTTCTTCATTTCCAATCTTCCAGTTAACTTTGTCTGAACCAGCAACATTCGGAACAGCGGTTACATTCCTTAGCGTTGAATCGAAAGAGATATATAACCTACACAAGAACTTGGTAGATGCGGTTTCCCCACCGCCCGAACTTATTGAAAGGCATATAGAGTTGGATCACTTCATTCCACATTTGACTTTGGGTCAAACAAAATGGGGCATGAATGAAGCAGAAATTATAGAAATGAAATTGGCTGCGAGAGAAGCATTATCTCCTTTTCCAAGCTTCGATGTAACATTCGTGCGGGTATTTGATATCAAAAAAAACGTACCTTTTGAAGATATCAAACTTGCCAAGTTGTTCTAA
- a CDS encoding glycosyltransferase: protein MSNQPVRILHHISDMNRGEAQSFIMNVYRHMDRSKIQFDFVVHTHNPSDYDEEIRAFGGRIFILQKPRAGWMGYIYELKSAIQHHGPYHALHSHTYEASVLTLLTSRLFGIEIRIVHCHSISDYTYSSSTTKVSRWLKRNMIQRFATNWVSSSITASQALFGYQWSQDKRGRMVRNGIDVDRFTSRVQKTMTLREHLDIPLEEPIIGHIGRFSSAKNHSFLIEIFEELLYRVPNARLILVGDGALRPQILALIEQKGIQNRVHLLGLRDDISELLQEFDVMVLPSFKDGLPMVLIEAQAAGVPCVVSDVLPEEANLRAGFFAFVCLKQDIAVWVQWLMKAIRSDPVPVDERIRAIRLAGYDIKEVALELEHVYAAQ from the coding sequence TTGAGCAATCAACCCGTTCGGATATTACATCATATTAGTGATATGAATCGTGGAGAAGCGCAAAGCTTTATTATGAATGTATATCGGCACATGGATCGATCGAAGATTCAATTCGATTTCGTTGTCCACACACATAATCCTTCAGATTATGATGAAGAAATACGAGCATTCGGTGGGAGGATATTCATCCTGCAGAAGCCTAGGGCGGGCTGGATGGGTTACATATATGAGTTAAAGTCGGCGATTCAACATCACGGTCCCTACCATGCTTTACATAGTCATACCTATGAGGCTAGTGTCTTAACGTTGTTAACATCAAGGCTGTTTGGCATTGAAATTCGTATTGTACATTGTCACAGCATAAGTGATTATACATACTCTTCCTCAACTACTAAGGTATCTCGATGGTTGAAGAGAAATATGATTCAGCGATTTGCCACCAATTGGGTAAGCAGCTCGATCACGGCAAGTCAGGCGCTATTCGGGTACCAATGGTCTCAAGATAAACGCGGCAGAATGGTCCGTAATGGGATAGATGTCGATCGATTTACAAGTAGAGTACAGAAGACCATGACGCTCCGCGAGCACTTGGATATTCCATTGGAGGAGCCAATCATTGGTCATATTGGACGGTTTAGCTCAGCTAAGAATCATTCATTCCTGATTGAGATTTTTGAAGAGCTGCTGTATCGTGTGCCGAATGCGAGGCTTATTTTGGTTGGGGATGGTGCATTGCGGCCTCAGATTCTAGCACTGATCGAGCAAAAAGGGATCCAAAACCGCGTTCATCTATTAGGACTGCGGGATGATATTTCTGAGCTCCTTCAGGAATTCGATGTCATGGTCCTTCCTTCATTCAAAGATGGTTTACCCATGGTTTTGATTGAAGCGCAAGCGGCAGGAGTTCCCTGTGTGGTATCCGATGTTTTACCAGAAGAAGCGAATCTGAGAGCAGGTTTTTTCGCATTCGTGTGTTTGAAGCAAGACATTGCCGTATGGGTGCAATGGTTAATGAAGGCGATACGCAGTGATCCTGTCCCGGTTGATGAGCGAATCCGAGCGATTCGACTAGCCGGCTATGATATTAAAGAGGTAGCTCTAGAATTAGAACACGTCTACGCTGCCCAATAG